The Salinivibrio kushneri DNA segment GATTAGCCAAAAATACAATGAAGCGCAGCTTGAACTCGCGCGTTTGCGCAGTGCGCAGCATCAGGTGGACGATCTTGCCTTGGCGATGAATATTCAGTTTCGCACCAGCTCAGCGGATATCGAGCCGCACTTTATGATCCAGCTCGACGAGCTAGCCGGGTTTATTCAACAAATGCCAAATGCGCAATGGCAACTCGCAGGCTATGCCGATCCAAGAGGGCGTCAAGGCTATAACCAAGCACTGTCGGAACGCCGCGTGCAGGCAGTCAAAGATTATCTCGTCTCGGTAGGTGTGGATCCGCATCAGCTCAACACGGTGGCGTATGGGGACAGTCAGCCACTGGATAATCAAGCGGGAAATGAGGGCTTTTTCTTTGACCGCCGTGTGACGGTAAGCCGTATGGCGGATACGCCAACCGCTCAGCGTTAGTCACCCATCTCCGCGCTTTTTACAACATAACGCCTCATCGGTAGATTGAGCCAGCAGTCTGCGGGTGGGTAACCCAAACAAGGAAGACGATAATGATAAGACAAGCCATTGATAAAGACATCGATGTCATTAGCCAACTCTGCGCACTTTGCCAGTCAGATAACGTAGACAAGCGTCAGATGCATCGCCATATCAGGCACTTACTCAATCAAGACTTGGTGTCAGTCAGCGTGGCCGAGCTTTGCGGCTTGGTGGCGGGTGTGGTGGTCTGTCAGGTGATCCCACAATTAGGTTTATCAGGCCACATGGGGCGCATTAGCACCATTATTGTTGACGAACCATTCCGTGATATGACGTTGGGGCGTCAACTGCTCGTCGCTGCCGAGCAGGCGCTAATAGCAAGAGGGTGTGATCACATTGAAGTGGTTCCAAGTTACCACAAGGAAGATGCGCAGAGTTTTTATATGCATTGTGGTTTTCAGCTGACCCCAGAACGGTTGATCAAACCGCTGGCCGCGTGAGCAGATGCTAAGGCAGGGCGGGATCTGTGCTGCTCAGTTCGCTCGAAACAGCGTCGGGCCACTTGCCTGTTGCTTCCCAAGTCAGCAATGCGCGTTTGGCGGTTAATCCCCCTCCATAGCCGACCAACTGTCCTTGGCGGCCAATAATCCGATGACAAGGGATAATAATAGAAATCGGATTTTTGCCATTGGCACTGCCTACAGCTTGGTTGGCTTTTGGGTTACCGATCAGATGCGAGATCGCTTGGTAACTGGCCGTTTCACCAAAAGAGATCGATTGCAGTGCCTGCCATACGCGCTGCTGAAAGGCTGTCCCCTGCGGGGCAAGTGGCACCGAGAATAACTGTCGCGTGCCCGCAAAGTACTCATCAAGTTGTCGGCAGGCCAGCTCGAGAATAGCGGCGCTTTCCGGCGAACTGAGGTGATCAGTATGATTCGGTGCGCGGTTAGGGAGGTACAGAGCCGTTAATCCCTGGTTATTGGCTAGCAATGTTAATGGCCCCAGAGGGGAAGCGTAGGTTCTCTTGCTCATGGTACCTCCGTGTTCGGCACGTTATTTCTTGTCTTGATTACAATAGGCGCAAGCGGTAAGAAAGGCATTTTCCTGAAATTGCTTTAAGCCTAGCTCTTTTAAGTTTACATCGATGGGATGACGTTTTAGCGTTTGTTTCATCACATTGGAGGAGAAGACTTCGGCGTCAACGCCTTCGATCAGTTGCAAAACAGCTTCCATTTTAAAGCCCGCACTACTACCTGCAAATTTGCCTTTGGTCTGGCGCTCACGGATAACGATTTTATCCACTTGATAGTCTTCGATGAGCTTGCTCATGGTGCGATGGAAATGTTGAATACTCTCTTGGGCTTCTGGCGAGGGCAGCGTAATTTTCTTGGCTCGACACTCAGGCACCGAAAACAAATGATTGTCACTATCTAGCAAGACCAGGTTCGCTTC contains these protein-coding regions:
- a CDS encoding methylated-DNA--[protein]-cysteine S-methyltransferase, which codes for MSKRTYASPLGPLTLLANNQGLTALYLPNRAPNHTDHLSSPESAAILELACRQLDEYFAGTRQLFSVPLAPQGTAFQQRVWQALQSISFGETASYQAISHLIGNPKANQAVGSANGKNPISIIIPCHRIIGRQGQLVGYGGGLTAKRALLTWEATGKWPDAVSSELSSTDPALP
- a CDS encoding GNAT family N-acetyltransferase encodes the protein MIRQAIDKDIDVISQLCALCQSDNVDKRQMHRHIRHLLNQDLVSVSVAELCGLVAGVVVCQVIPQLGLSGHMGRISTIIVDEPFRDMTLGRQLLVAAEQALIARGCDHIEVVPSYHKEDAQSFYMHCGFQLTPERLIKPLAA
- a CDS encoding DUF3010 family protein is translated as MRVCAVDLKANEANLVLLDSDNHLFSVPECRAKKITLPSPEAQESIQHFHRTMSKLIEDYQVDKIVIRERQTKGKFAGSSAGFKMEAVLQLIEGVDAEVFSSNVMKQTLKRHPIDVNLKELGLKQFQENAFLTACAYCNQDKK
- the pdsO gene encoding sortase-associated OmpA-like protein PdsO, which codes for MDIKKQLTHSVFAVSMFAVATPQGMAASEVERNKQPELIGMGSGAIAGAVVAGPVGAVAGAIIGTVMGQNASYEDLAHEQGETIQTIRDENQSLSRISQKYNEAQLELARLRSAQHQVDDLALAMNIQFRTSSADIEPHFMIQLDELAGFIQQMPNAQWQLAGYADPRGRQGYNQALSERRVQAVKDYLVSVGVDPHQLNTVAYGDSQPLDNQAGNEGFFFDRRVTVSRMADTPTAQR